Proteins encoded in a region of the Vitis riparia cultivar Riparia Gloire de Montpellier isolate 1030 chromosome 7, EGFV_Vit.rip_1.0, whole genome shotgun sequence genome:
- the LOC117919342 gene encoding small ubiquitin-related modifier 1-like has product MSATGGVAGAGTGGQEEDKKPMDQGAHINLKVKGQDGNEVFFRIKRSTQLRKLMSAYCDRQSVELNSIAFLFDGRRLRGEQTPDELEMEDGDEIDAMLHQTGGVAWMCLTAN; this is encoded by the exons ATGTCTGCAACCGGCGGTGTTGCTGGCGCCGGCACCGGCGGTCAGGAGGAGGACAAGAAGCCCATGGACCAAGGAGCTCACATAAACTTGAAGGTCAAGGGCCAG GATGGTAACGAGGTGTTCTTTAGGATCAAAAGAAGCACCCAGTTACGGAAGCTTATGTCTGCTTATTGTGATCGACAGTCAGTGGAGTTAAACTCCATTGCATTCTTATTTGATGGTCGCAGACTCCGTGGAGAGCAGACTCCAGATGAG CTTGAAATGGAGGATGGTGATGAAATAGATGCAATGCTGCACCAAACTGGAGGGGTTGCATGGATGTGTCTAACTGCAAATTGA